From a single Actinomyces viscosus genomic region:
- a CDS encoding rhamnan synthesis F family protein, whose translation MATLGEDPKRLGIFFFFDAQGIVDSYVETLLADMVKNLSELVIVVNGELTAKSYAKLSVFTDNIILRENKGLDVWAYKTALGSYGWKRLAEFDEIVLFNATIMGPVYPFEEMFTEMAGRNIDFWGITWFHEVAFDPFGYALEGYLPRHLQSHFHAYRRSLVTSKAFQDYWDEMPEINGYEQSVGLHEVPFTQRFERLGFKSDVYVNTEDLEGFTFCPILFAPVEMIRDKRCPIFKRRSFFRPYDDVLNQSVGESSAELYAYLRDHTDYDTNLIWDNALRSMNMADVVKNLQLTYVLPTQTVVREPRKQKVALIAHLYYMELVEPTLKYIRNMPEGIDIFLSTSSPEKVEQVKAVCEGLPYNIEVRLVENRGRDVAPFLVAWKDVVQNYDVVCYTHDKKVTQLYPYSVGDGFAYKCFENLLPTRDFVKNVIATFDAEPRLGFLAPTAPNHADYFPVYSFGWGPNFDRTKALLHELGIDVPLDPGKEPIAPLGSMFWFRPKALKPLFDHDWQWEEFPPEPCPIDGTIMHAIERAHGYVAQGSGYYCGWLFSDSFASIELTNLSFYVRDLTSAIGDYWGRGTEMEMVGMIRDQRTTRQRIKDSVKEQAKGVKGKVGPWVPAPLKGPMKTVYRKVRGIVR comes from the coding sequence ATGGCAACGCTTGGCGAGGACCCGAAGCGACTCGGGATCTTCTTCTTCTTCGATGCTCAGGGCATCGTGGACTCCTATGTGGAGACCCTGCTCGCCGACATGGTCAAGAACCTCTCCGAGTTGGTCATCGTCGTCAACGGCGAGCTGACCGCCAAGAGCTACGCCAAGCTGAGCGTCTTCACGGACAACATCATCCTGCGGGAGAACAAGGGGCTGGACGTCTGGGCCTACAAGACGGCCCTGGGCTCCTACGGCTGGAAGAGACTCGCCGAGTTCGATGAGATCGTCCTGTTCAACGCCACCATCATGGGACCGGTGTACCCCTTCGAGGAGATGTTCACCGAGATGGCCGGCCGAAACATCGACTTCTGGGGCATCACCTGGTTCCACGAGGTCGCCTTCGACCCCTTCGGCTACGCCCTTGAGGGCTACCTGCCTCGCCACCTCCAGTCCCACTTCCATGCCTACCGCCGCTCCCTAGTCACCTCCAAGGCCTTCCAGGACTACTGGGATGAGATGCCCGAGATCAACGGCTACGAGCAGTCGGTGGGCCTCCATGAGGTGCCCTTCACCCAACGATTCGAACGTCTCGGTTTCAAGTCTGACGTCTACGTCAACACCGAGGATCTGGAGGGCTTCACCTTCTGCCCGATTCTCTTCGCCCCGGTCGAGATGATCAGGGACAAGCGCTGCCCCATCTTCAAGCGCCGTTCCTTCTTCCGTCCCTACGACGACGTTCTGAACCAATCCGTGGGTGAGTCCAGCGCCGAGCTCTACGCCTACCTGCGCGATCACACGGACTACGACACGAATCTCATCTGGGACAACGCCCTGCGCTCGATGAACATGGCGGACGTGGTGAAGAACCTCCAGCTCACCTACGTCCTGCCCACGCAGACGGTCGTCCGCGAGCCCAGGAAGCAGAAGGTCGCTCTCATCGCGCATCTGTACTACATGGAGCTGGTCGAGCCCACGCTCAAGTACATCCGCAATATGCCCGAGGGCATTGACATCTTCCTGAGCACCTCCAGCCCGGAGAAGGTGGAGCAGGTCAAGGCCGTCTGCGAGGGGCTGCCCTACAACATCGAGGTGCGTCTCGTGGAGAACCGAGGACGCGACGTCGCCCCCTTCCTCGTGGCATGGAAGGACGTCGTCCAGAACTACGACGTCGTGTGCTACACCCATGACAAGAAGGTCACTCAGCTCTACCCGTACTCGGTGGGCGACGGCTTCGCCTACAAGTGCTTCGAGAACCTGCTGCCCACACGCGACTTCGTCAAGAACGTCATCGCCACCTTCGACGCCGAGCCGCGCCTGGGCTTCCTGGCTCCCACGGCGCCGAACCACGCCGACTACTTCCCGGTCTACAGCTTCGGCTGGGGGCCCAACTTCGACCGCACCAAGGCACTCCTGCACGAGCTGGGGATCGACGTCCCCCTCGACCCGGGTAAGGAGCCCATCGCCCCGCTGGGGTCCATGTTCTGGTTCCGTCCCAAGGCCCTCAAGCCGCTGTTCGACCACGACTGGCAGTGGGAGGAGTTCCCGCCCGAGCCCTGCCCCATCGACGGCACCATCATGCACGCCATCGAGCGCGCCCACGGATATGTCGCCCAGGGATCCGGCTACTACTGCGGCTGGCTCTTCTCCGACTCCTTCGCCAGCATCGAGCTGACGAACCTGTCCTTCTACGTGCGCGACCTGACCTCCGCCATCGGCGACTACTGGGGCAGGGGCACGGAGATGGAGATGGTGGGAATGATCCGGGACCAGCGGACCACCCGTCAACGGATCAAGGACAGCGTCAAGGAGCAGGCCAAGGGTGTCAAGGGAAAGGTGGGTCCGTGGGTACCGGCTCCGCTGAAAGGGCCGATGAAAACCGTGTACCGCAAGGTTAGAGGTATCGTGAGATGA